A section of the Candidatus Marinimicrobia bacterium CG08_land_8_20_14_0_20_45_22 genome encodes:
- a CDS encoding glycosyl transferase family 2 — MNGFAHILNSIVNQYTLPEELIVIDERKAEKSQFEIGSVSTIVIKGNFKNQSEKVNHAIKKCTSNYVLYIDNSVDEIRLKRSYIDTAMLIVEKYPNFGMLYADYDLLKDETRREIRLLKHHAGRLRDNQDFGKVFFFSKDALKSVKLFDESLKYRALYDIRLKLSEKFDIVHVANKVAGSLYEVVAESKAHNVFDYLLVGKAVNREAEAVLTKHLQRVGAYLEPGKGYHKRPEPSKDAQFVVSVIIPVNRRPEFIETALSSVFHQTVQDIEVIVVVNGGDDDPTIQEVRKYMPEGSLYDETKPSVRLVVADVNNIGLSLDFGVKIAQGKYYVQLDSDDMLKPDAVEKIMKVYQSDEKIGMVIGSYEVWEKRPNGEFIRMEQIPIVTHDEWTEENGRNNLLHINGAGAPRSIPIQIIKEMGYFGINDEPYAQNYGEDYDLVMKISEKYRIVRVWDPIYEVVRHSGGTDHSIDQQTIDRNDEAKDYMRLIAVGRRQKLNAK, encoded by the coding sequence ATGAATGGATTTGCACACATTCTGAATTCGATTGTCAATCAATACACATTGCCGGAAGAATTGATCGTTATCGATGAGCGGAAAGCGGAAAAGTCACAATTTGAGATTGGCTCAGTTTCAACGATTGTCATCAAGGGCAATTTTAAGAATCAATCTGAAAAAGTGAACCATGCAATTAAAAAATGCACATCCAATTATGTGTTATACATTGATAATTCGGTCGATGAGATCCGGTTAAAACGCTCGTATATCGACACGGCGATGTTGATTGTCGAAAAATATCCCAATTTCGGAATGTTATACGCCGACTACGATCTGCTAAAAGATGAAACTCGCAGGGAAATTCGTCTTTTGAAACATCACGCGGGGCGATTGCGTGATAATCAGGACTTCGGCAAGGTATTCTTTTTCTCGAAGGATGCGCTCAAATCGGTCAAACTGTTTGACGAATCATTGAAATACCGGGCGCTTTATGATATTCGTCTGAAGTTATCGGAAAAATTCGACATTGTTCACGTTGCAAACAAAGTCGCGGGTTCACTCTATGAAGTCGTCGCGGAAAGCAAAGCGCACAACGTGTTCGACTATTTGTTGGTAGGAAAAGCAGTTAATCGGGAAGCAGAAGCGGTTCTGACGAAACATTTGCAGAGAGTTGGCGCTTATTTAGAACCGGGAAAGGGCTACCATAAACGTCCGGAACCTTCAAAAGATGCCCAATTCGTTGTGTCAGTGATCATTCCGGTCAACCGTCGCCCGGAATTTATCGAAACCGCATTATCGTCGGTTTTTCACCAGACGGTTCAGGACATTGAAGTCATCGTCGTTGTCAACGGTGGAGATGACGATCCAACGATTCAGGAAGTTCGGAAGTATATGCCGGAAGGTTCTCTATATGATGAAACAAAGCCATCCGTTCGACTGGTTGTCGCTGATGTTAACAACATTGGTCTTTCGCTGGATTTCGGTGTGAAGATTGCCCAAGGAAAATACTATGTCCAGTTAGATTCTGATGACATGCTTAAACCCGATGCCGTCGAAAAAATTATGAAAGTTTATCAATCTGACGAAAAAATAGGAATGGTGATTGGTTCGTACGAAGTTTGGGAAAAGAGGCCGAATGGCGAATTTATCCGAATGGAACAGATTCCCATCGTGACGCACGACGAATGGACGGAAGAGAACGGTCGCAACAATCTTTTGCACATCAACGGAGCTGGCGCGCCTCGCTCGATTCCGATTCAGATTATCAAAGAGATGGGCTACTTTGGCATCAATGACGAACCATACGCGCAGAACTACGGCGAAGACTACGATCTTGTCATGAAAATCAGTGAAAAATATCGCATCGTGCGCGTTTGGGATCCGATCTATGAAGTTGTTCGGCATTCAGGTGGCACGGATCACAGCATCGATCAACAAACGATTGACCGCAATGATGAAGCGAAAGATTATATGCGATTGA